The stretch of DNA CAGGGTGAGGCAGAGAAATGCGGTGGCGATCAGTGGCAAGGCCATGAAGGTGGCGGCCTGGCTGAACAGACTATGGGCTTCGCGCCACTGCTCTCCGAGGCCAAAGCGCAGGCTGCCAAACAGGGCGGCCAGGGTAAAGCCCAGAAAGCCCACCATGGCGCCCAGGGCCGCTGCGCGGTCGCCCTCGCTGGCGTTGCTGCGCTGCGCCACCATCACCATGGCAAAGCCACTGCTCAGGCAGAGGACCGCGTCGGAGATTGCCGTACTGAGCATGACGCTGTCCGTTACAGTTGGGCGAACGCCTTCTCGGCAGCGTCCAGGGTCAGCTGGATCTCCTTCTCGCCGTGAGCTTTGGAGACAAAGCCCGCCTCGAAGGCGGAGGGGGCCAGGTAAACCCCCTGCTCCAGCATCAGGTGGAAGAAGCGCTTGAAACGCTCGGCGTCACAGGCCATCACCTGCTCGAAGCTGGTGACAGCCGGCTGCTCGGTAAAGAAGAGACCGAACATGGCGCCCACCTGAACCGTGGTGAAGGGGATGCCTGCCTCCGCCGCGCGCTGCTTGAGGCCGTTCAGCAGTTGCGCGGTGGTGGCGCTGAGTTCGTCGTAAAAGCCTTCGGCGGAGATCGCCTCCAGCATGGCCAGGCCCGCCGCCATGGCAACCGGGTTACCGGAGAGGGTGCCCGCCTGGTAGACCGGGCCCGCGGGAGCCAGCTGCTGCATGATCTCGCGGCGTCCCCCGAAGGCACCGACCGGCATGCCGCCGCCGATGATCTTGCCCAGGGTGGTGAGGTCCGGGGTGATGTTGTAGATCGACTGGGCGCCGGCCAATGCCACCCGGAAGCCGGTCATCACCTCGTCGAAAATCAGTACGCTCTGGTGCTGGTCGCAGAGTTCCCGCAGGGTTTCGAGAAACCCGGGCTGGGGCGGAATGCAGTTCATGTTGCCGGCCACCGGCTCGACGATGATGCAGGCGATCTGGTCGCCCATCTCGGCAAAGAGGGCGCGCACCGCATCGCTGTTGTTGTAGGGCAGGGTCAGGGTGTGTTCGGCTACCGACGCGGGTACGCCGGGGGAGTTGGGGACTCCCAGGGTCAGGGCACCGGAGCCCGCCTTGACCAGCAGGGCGTCGGCGTGGCCGTGGTAGCAGCCCTCGAACTTGACGATCTTGTCCCGGCCGGTGAAGCCTCGGGCCAGGCGGATGGCGCTCATGGTGGCCTCGGTGCCGGAGTTAACCATGCGCACCTGCTCAATGGAGGGAATCAGTTGGCACACTTTCTCCGCCATACGGGTCTCGATCTCGGTGGGGGCACCAAAGCTGAGTCCGCGGTCGATCTGCTGGAGAACCGCATTGATCACGCTCGGGTGGTTGTGGCCCAGGATCATGGGTCCCCAGGAGCCGATGTAGTCGACATAGGCCTTGTCATCCTCATCGAAAAGGTAGGCGCCCGCCGCACGTTGGAAAAAGACGGGGGTACCACCGACACCGTTGAAGGCGCGGACGGGGGAGTTGACTCCACCGGGGATGCTGAGTTTGGCCTGGTCGAAAAGCTGCTCGGATCGGGACATGGGGATTCCTGTTAAAAACGGTCAAAGATGCGGTTGAGGTCGCGGGCGCGCTGCTCGATATCCCGGCTCGAAAAGAGATCGTGAATCACTGCGATAGCGTCCGCGCCACGGGAGATCACCTGGGCGGCATTATCCACGGTAATGCCGCCGATGGCTACCAGCGGCAGGTGCAACTGTGAGCGTGCCCGCAACAGGAGGTCCAGCGGCGCTGGTGGCGCATCCGGTTTGGTGTGGGAGTGAAAGAAACGGCCGAATGCCACGTAGGAGGCGCCCCCCTGCTGGGCTTCCCGTGCCAGCTCCAGTGAATCGTGGCAGGTGATGCCGATGAGGGCGTCCGGCCCCAGCTCGGCACGGGCTTGCTGCAGTTTCAGGTCGCCCTGGCCCAGATGTACTCCGGCCGCCTGGCAGGCTTTGGCCAGCGCCAGGTCATCATTGATCAGCAACGGAACCGAGTAACGGTCGCACAGCCGCTTCAGGTGCAAGGCTTGTTCAAGGCGGCGCGCGTCCCCCGGCTCCTTGTCGCGGTACTGCAGTAGGCGGACCCCGCCGCGCAGAGCCTGCTCCACCGCGCCAGGCAGCTGGTCGGGGGGGAGCAGGCAGGCGTCGGTGATGGCGTAGAGACCCTTGATCATTTGGAGGGCAGGTCCCCTTGCCGGTGCAGGCGCCGGGGAAACTGCTGGCCTTGCCCGAGAGGGTAAGCGCTTACCAGGCTGCGGTAGCAGTAGTCCAGTGCGCTTCTGCAGGCATCTCCTGGGGCGGCTCCCTGGGCCAGGCGTGCCGCCAGGGCGGCGGCGAGGGTGCAACCGCTGCCGTGGTATTCACCGGCGAGACGTTCGCAGTAGAAGTTTTGTCGCTCGCCGCTGGCTGAGGCCAGCTGGTGACGGATCTGCTCCCCAGGGGCGTGGGTACCGGTCAGCAGCAGCCGTCGTGCGCCCTTGCGAAAGAGGCGCTCAAGTGCCTGCTCGGGGTCAGTGTCGCCGGCCAGAGCGGCCAGCTCATGGGTGTTGGGGGTGCAGAGATCGGCGCGGGGGAGCAGGTCTCCCAGTGCCTCCAGTAAGCCTTGGCGGGCCAGGCTGCCACCGCCGCCCCCGGCCAGGACCGGATCCATGACCAGTGGTGTGTCGGGGTAGGGGGCAATGATCTTCTGCACCGCCGCAACGATCTGCGGCGAGCCCAGGGCTCCCAGTTTGAAAGCGTCCGGTCGCAGGTCGGCGAGCAGCACCCTTGCCTGCTCAAGCAGGAGTTGGGGGTCGCAGGGTAACAGCTGCAAAACGCCCCGGCTGTCCTGCACCGTCTGGCAGCTGATCAATGGGCAGCAGTGGGCGCCCATGGCGGCGATCGCCTCGATGTCGGCGGCGATGCCAGCGCCACCGGTGG from Aestuariirhabdus litorea encodes:
- the hemL gene encoding glutamate-1-semialdehyde 2,1-aminomutase is translated as MSRSEQLFDQAKLSIPGGVNSPVRAFNGVGGTPVFFQRAAGAYLFDEDDKAYVDYIGSWGPMILGHNHPSVINAVLQQIDRGLSFGAPTEIETRMAEKVCQLIPSIEQVRMVNSGTEATMSAIRLARGFTGRDKIVKFEGCYHGHADALLVKAGSGALTLGVPNSPGVPASVAEHTLTLPYNNSDAVRALFAEMGDQIACIIVEPVAGNMNCIPPQPGFLETLRELCDQHQSVLIFDEVMTGFRVALAGAQSIYNITPDLTTLGKIIGGGMPVGAFGGRREIMQQLAPAGPVYQAGTLSGNPVAMAAGLAMLEAISAEGFYDELSATTAQLLNGLKQRAAEAGIPFTTVQVGAMFGLFFTEQPAVTSFEQVMACDAERFKRFFHLMLEQGVYLAPSAFEAGFVSKAHGEKEIQLTLDAAEKAFAQL
- the thiE gene encoding thiamine phosphate synthase, whose product is MIKGLYAITDACLLPPDQLPGAVEQALRGGVRLLQYRDKEPGDARRLEQALHLKRLCDRYSVPLLINDDLALAKACQAAGVHLGQGDLKLQQARAELGPDALIGITCHDSLELAREAQQGGASYVAFGRFFHSHTKPDAPPAPLDLLLRARSQLHLPLVAIGGITVDNAAQVISRGADAIAVIHDLFSSRDIEQRARDLNRIFDRF
- the thiD gene encoding bifunctional hydroxymethylpyrimidine kinase/phosphomethylpyrimidine kinase, translating into MSRPAVVVAISGLDPTGGAGIAADIEAIAAMGAHCCPLISCQTVQDSRGVLQLLPCDPQLLLEQARVLLADLRPDAFKLGALGSPQIVAAVQKIIAPYPDTPLVMDPVLAGGGGGSLARQGLLEALGDLLPRADLCTPNTHELAALAGDTDPEQALERLFRKGARRLLLTGTHAPGEQIRHQLASASGERQNFYCERLAGEYHGSGCTLAAALAARLAQGAAPGDACRSALDYCYRSLVSAYPLGQGQQFPRRLHRQGDLPSK